A genome region from candidate division KSB1 bacterium includes the following:
- a CDS encoding thioesterase family protein — translation MDYPYSMTLIVRSYELDSFGHVNNANYLNYLEAARCEYMKQRGLSFNDFERWDAFPFIGKVEIKYKSPAVADNILEIRARICNWRRSSCVIEYEIYNQSREKLGAKASTLLIFVDSDSQLTPIPPAFRENMG, via the coding sequence GTGGACTATCCATATAGTATGACATTGATCGTGCGCAGCTACGAACTGGATTCGTTCGGGCATGTCAACAATGCCAATTATCTGAATTACCTGGAAGCCGCGCGCTGCGAGTATATGAAACAGCGGGGACTCTCATTCAATGACTTTGAGCGCTGGGATGCGTTTCCGTTTATCGGCAAGGTGGAAATCAAATACAAATCCCCGGCTGTCGCCGATAATATCCTCGAAATCCGGGCGCGCATCTGCAACTGGCGGCGCAGCAGCTGCGTAATCGAGTATGAAATTTACAACCAGAGCCGCGAAAAACTCGGCGCCAAAGCCTCGACATTGTTGATATTTGTCGATTCAGACTCTCAGCTCACGCCGATTCCGCCGGCATTCCGGGAGAATATGGGGTAA
- a CDS encoding trypsin-like peptidase domain-containing protein translates to MAISIHCPSAKSINLLYEKFWIPTNANLYIYNASKTHHIGGFTRINSRGSRENPGKYASGLVYGDKIILEYYEPVNEKGLGNIEISWIIHGYRHINIFNYFESTKSFGSSGDCQVNVNCSPEGDYWQDEKKSVALILVNGYRYCTGSLISNTSENGFPYLLTADHCLGGWANSYHKYDAIDQDPNDGIDDTDLSHYSFYWEYESPNCSDGTDFIPQSTSGADVIANKSDTDFALLALREHPYFLDPSIQVYFNGWDRGSPGQGGVCIHHPAGDIKKIATHNIIPDSSNCFNNRPNSNFWKINWISTTNGHSVTEGGSSGSPLYNSNHRVIGQLYGAAYCDDPNCSDPDNDIANYGKISISWNNDTDPRRRLKDWLDPLNTNPTSLDGSYISPYMTTSGTLPSSEFWAGTHTLTGNVIVPTGMILRLQSGATITTSNGSDLIINNGGSLLIGEDATFNVDVLSHADIAVENDFTMGSNVDFTVENGALMTIDEGVSVDFGANSCLIIDEAAIQCEDAAFNFTSNTGGITIDNPSNYCSFNTVEISNASTGLAIENCSSVNMPDIALVKFLNNDIGLRIDNTTATVTDFQIHSCQFSNNNDYGIYLYNSTIGVGYRPYGSYGMIENSSSGILCASNTDLWLHKTSVLDHTYGINVTPGCSVDFYSLSGIIANGNNILGDNTYGVYFQYYSDGNLGESGSYNHYGENVFDNSSYDIYKSSSPTVKAEKNC, encoded by the coding sequence ATGGCAATCTCAATACATTGTCCTTCAGCCAAATCTATTAATCTATTATATGAAAAGTTCTGGATACCAACTAACGCAAATCTTTATATATATAATGCTTCGAAAACCCACCATATTGGTGGATTTACACGGATAAATAGCAGAGGGAGTAGAGAAAATCCAGGAAAATATGCATCAGGGCTTGTATATGGAGATAAAATAATTCTTGAATACTATGAACCAGTAAATGAAAAAGGGCTGGGTAATATAGAAATTTCATGGATTATTCACGGATATCGACACATTAATATTTTTAATTATTTTGAAAGTACAAAATCTTTTGGTAGTTCTGGTGATTGTCAAGTTAATGTGAATTGTAGTCCAGAAGGGGATTACTGGCAGGATGAAAAGAAGAGCGTTGCATTAATACTGGTAAACGGTTATAGATATTGTACCGGTTCATTAATAAGCAATACAAGTGAGAATGGATTTCCCTATCTTCTCACTGCTGATCATTGTCTTGGCGGTTGGGCTAATAGCTATCATAAATATGATGCTATTGATCAAGACCCAAATGATGGTATAGATGATACAGATTTATCTCATTATTCATTTTATTGGGAATACGAAAGCCCTAATTGTTCTGATGGAACTGATTTTATCCCGCAATCAACTTCCGGAGCAGATGTAATTGCCAATAAATCTGATACTGACTTTGCTTTGCTTGCATTGAGAGAGCATCCGTATTTTTTAGATCCATCGATACAGGTCTATTTCAATGGGTGGGATAGGGGGAGCCCGGGACAAGGTGGCGTTTGTATACATCATCCTGCGGGTGATATTAAAAAAATTGCCACTCATAATATAATCCCCGACTCTTCTAATTGTTTTAATAATAGGCCAAATAGTAATTTTTGGAAAATTAACTGGATTTCTACAACAAACGGCCATTCTGTTACGGAAGGAGGGTCATCGGGTTCTCCGCTTTATAATAGTAATCATAGAGTCATAGGTCAATTATATGGTGCTGCCTATTGCGATGATCCGAACTGCAGTGATCCCGACAATGATATTGCTAATTATGGAAAGATTAGCATTTCCTGGAACAATGACACAGATCCAAGAAGACGATTGAAAGATTGGCTGGATCCTCTTAATACCAATCCAACCTCCTTGGATGGAAGTTATATCAGTCCTTATATGACTACATCAGGTACCTTACCATCTTCTGAATTTTGGGCTGGCACGCATACTCTTACCGGAAATGTAATAGTACCTACAGGAATGATACTCAGACTCCAATCCGGCGCAACCATCACCACCAGCAACGGTTCCGACCTGATCATCAATAACGGCGGCTCACTGCTCATCGGCGAGGATGCGACTTTTAACGTGGATGTGCTCTCGCATGCCGATATTGCAGTTGAAAACGATTTTACCATGGGCAGCAATGTCGATTTTACCGTGGAAAACGGCGCTCTGATGACGATCGATGAGGGCGTGTCTGTGGATTTTGGCGCCAATTCCTGTCTGATCATCGACGAGGCCGCGATTCAATGTGAGGATGCAGCGTTTAATTTCACCTCCAACACAGGCGGAATTACCATAGATAATCCATCCAATTATTGTTCTTTCAATACCGTTGAAATTTCCAATGCCAGCACCGGACTGGCGATTGAAAACTGTTCCAGTGTAAACATGCCTGATATTGCCCTGGTCAAATTTCTGAACAACGACATTGGACTGCGAATCGACAATACCACGGCAACGGTCACCGATTTTCAAATTCATTCTTGCCAGTTTTCCAATAACAATGATTATGGCATCTATTTGTACAATTCCACTATAGGTGTCGGTTACAGGCCTTATGGATCCTATGGTATGATTGAAAACTCTTCCAGTGGAATTTTGTGCGCCAGCAATACGGATTTATGGCTGCACAAGACCAGTGTCCTTGATCATACCTATGGGATCAATGTAACCCCGGGCTGTTCTGTTGATTTTTATTCATTGAGCGGCATTATTGCCAACGGAAACAATATCCTGGGTGATAATACATATGGTGTCTATTTTCAATACTACAGCGATGGCAATTTGGGAGAAAGCGGATCATATAATCACTATGGAGAAAACGTGTTTGACAACAGCAGTTATGATATTTACAAAAGCAGTTCACCCACAGTCAAGGCGGAAAAAAATTGCTGA
- a CDS encoding T9SS type A sorting domain-containing protein — protein sequence MILYDIQGRKVSTLFNSTVESGRHSVIWQGLDAFGNPVASGMYFYRIRYQDHAITRKMLLMR from the coding sequence TTGATATTGTATGATATTCAGGGACGCAAGGTATCTACCTTGTTCAACAGCACAGTCGAGTCCGGCCGGCATTCGGTGATCTGGCAGGGTCTTGATGCGTTTGGAAATCCGGTTGCATCCGGAATGTATTTTTACCGGATCCGGTACCAGGATCACGCTATTACCCGCAAAATGCTGCTCATGAGGTGA
- a CDS encoding TonB-dependent receptor, whose amino-acid sequence MMLLSQCNLCRYTTALLLLFACFALQSRTATRIHGSVLDAATGAPLNGANITLENQAAGASTDASGRFELVNLFPGDYILNISYIGYQPREQRVQVTGDQPVVLNIRLQPAVVQLRDVVVEADSPGERGRTTVINDQTLRRTGAEDLGQALQSVGGLAVTSSGGNGASAGLSIRGSETNQVLVLLDGRRLNDPVSGEVDLAQIPVQSVKRVEITKGAASARYGSGALGGVVNIVTGGEHSNQIRLRTRLGSYGFFTTEPSVSLQTQHINATLSYQRQSADNAYPYAFQTADDEHSSRQRVNADMSRNNLFAGADARYGDHSIGVKAQLYDTRRGLPGSIYSLTPWAESRIQRHTLTLNYRFQRNTLELTGSLAYADHQTTDKNLWPDNAALKYRSTPRYRFSSRTVSPRTKWMLNYKANGWWRIRCGMEARVLEFENRDELRSASVTLAETTEHSYGVFMDQQLTARSRFVKLSLHSMLRFDRTVLDHTSGDRVIDQWSPAVNAYLSPAGYENLSLRASWSRGFRLPTYADLFYRDFRVQGQADLLPETSLNREFGVTWTLQTPWQPSIDASRFHYSINNMIVWRMGNFQVFSPDNTDARVHGEEISVQTEIPASRVQLHGHYMHIRSINKNKNITLFNNHLPYRPRHTVKAGISMQVPDWHARLNARVVGERFLNQANTKHLPGYTVVDFTTSYTLHIRHADLTLQLQINNLLDERYQIIRDMPMPPREWRLGLEYSLNRNFF is encoded by the coding sequence ATGATGCTTTTAAGCCAATGCAATCTGTGTCGCTATACGACTGCGCTTCTGTTGTTGTTTGCTTGTTTTGCGCTCCAGTCCCGGACAGCAACCCGCATTCACGGCAGCGTGCTCGATGCAGCGACCGGCGCCCCATTAAACGGCGCCAATATCACCCTTGAAAATCAGGCCGCCGGCGCCAGCACAGACGCCTCCGGCCGCTTTGAACTGGTGAACCTGTTCCCGGGCGATTATATCCTGAACATCTCCTATATCGGTTATCAGCCCCGTGAACAGCGCGTTCAGGTCACCGGCGACCAGCCCGTGGTGCTGAACATCCGGCTCCAGCCCGCGGTGGTGCAGCTCCGCGACGTGGTGGTCGAGGCCGACTCTCCCGGCGAACGCGGCCGCACCACGGTGATCAATGACCAGACCTTGCGCCGCACCGGCGCCGAGGATCTGGGACAGGCGCTGCAGAGCGTGGGCGGACTCGCCGTGACCTCTTCCGGCGGCAACGGCGCTTCGGCCGGACTGTCGATCCGCGGCAGTGAAACCAATCAAGTGCTGGTGCTTTTGGACGGCCGCAGACTCAATGATCCGGTCAGCGGCGAGGTGGATCTGGCTCAGATTCCGGTGCAGTCCGTCAAACGCGTTGAAATCACCAAAGGCGCAGCCTCGGCGCGATACGGCAGCGGCGCCCTGGGCGGTGTGGTAAATATCGTGACCGGCGGCGAACACTCGAACCAAATACGTCTCAGAACCCGGCTCGGCTCTTATGGATTTTTTACCACAGAACCCTCCGTATCCCTGCAGACGCAGCATATCAACGCCACCCTGTCCTATCAGCGCCAGAGCGCCGATAATGCCTATCCGTATGCATTTCAAACAGCGGATGATGAACACTCATCCCGGCAGCGTGTCAACGCCGATATGTCGCGCAACAACCTGTTTGCCGGAGCCGACGCCCGGTACGGGGATCACAGCATCGGGGTCAAGGCTCAGCTGTACGACACCCGACGCGGATTGCCCGGCAGTATTTACAGCCTCACCCCCTGGGCAGAGTCGCGCATTCAGCGCCATACCTTGACGCTCAATTATCGTTTTCAACGCAATACTCTGGAACTGACCGGGTCGCTCGCTTATGCTGATCATCAAACCACCGACAAAAACCTGTGGCCGGATAATGCAGCACTCAAGTATCGTTCCACACCGCGCTATCGTTTCAGCTCCCGCACCGTCTCTCCCCGGACAAAATGGATGCTAAATTACAAGGCCAACGGCTGGTGGCGTATCCGCTGCGGTATGGAAGCGCGCGTATTGGAATTTGAAAACAGAGACGAACTGCGCAGCGCCTCCGTTACCCTGGCTGAAACCACAGAACATTCGTACGGTGTGTTTATGGACCAGCAGCTGACCGCCCGGTCCCGCTTTGTCAAGCTGAGCCTGCATTCTATGCTGCGGTTTGACCGGACTGTACTCGATCACACGTCCGGTGACCGCGTTATCGACCAATGGAGTCCGGCTGTAAATGCATACCTGTCCCCGGCCGGCTATGAAAATCTGAGTCTGCGCGCCTCCTGGAGCCGCGGATTTCGTCTGCCGACCTATGCCGATTTGTTTTACCGCGATTTCCGCGTCCAGGGTCAGGCCGACCTGCTGCCGGAAACCAGCCTCAACCGGGAATTCGGCGTCACCTGGACGCTGCAGACTCCCTGGCAGCCGTCTATTGACGCCTCGCGATTTCATTACAGCATTAACAACATGATTGTATGGCGTATGGGCAATTTTCAGGTATTCAGTCCCGATAACACCGACGCCCGGGTGCACGGTGAGGAAATATCCGTCCAGACCGAGATCCCGGCGAGCCGGGTGCAGTTACATGGTCATTATATGCACATACGATCCATTAACAAAAACAAAAACATCACGTTATTCAACAATCATCTCCCCTACCGTCCGCGCCACACGGTTAAAGCCGGTATATCCATGCAGGTCCCGGACTGGCACGCTAGGCTGAACGCACGTGTTGTCGGGGAACGCTTTCTCAATCAGGCCA